A region from the Silene latifolia isolate original U9 population chromosome 7, ASM4854445v1, whole genome shotgun sequence genome encodes:
- the LOC141591831 gene encoding uncharacterized protein LOC141591831 isoform X1: MFLRRSTQTGLDTFYPIRPECQDSVPKPRFKLRAGKTLSERRWLASFSQDGNLDIASALRRIQRGGVHPSVRGAVWEFLLGCYDPNSTFDDRSLLRQRRREQYDEWKAECQKMVPTIGSGKFLTTPIITDEGQPIENAEGANGAGFPDSLDPALQKKVIQWKQVLPQIGLDVVRTDQALVFYQNEINQAKLWNILAVYAWLDSDISYVQGMNDICSPMVILLENEADAYWCFERAMRRLRDNFKTSATSIGVQARLSTLSAIIKVVDPKLHEHLEELDAGEYLFAFRMLMVLFRREFSFVDALYLWELMWAMEYNPNTFLLYETSAADATTANLNEKMLKRYGKFERYNVRTGCKDYQSALAVFLAASLLENKHKRILKEAKGLDDVVEILGDVTGSIDAKKACKEALEIQKKFLKRVSFMLV; this comes from the exons ATGTTTTTAAGAAGATCAACCCAAACGGGACTGGATACATTTTATCCTATTAGACCCGAGTGCCAAGACAGTGTTCCAAAACCACGGTTCAAGCTCAGG GCAGGGAAAACTCTTAGTGAAAGAAGGTGGCTTGCTTCATTCTCCCAAGACGGTAATTTGGACATTGCAAGTGCGCTAAGACGGATTCAGCGTGGG GGCGTTCACCCCTCAGTCCGAGGTGCTGTGTGGGAATTTTTGCTGGGCTGTTATGATCCAAATAGCACGTTCGATGACCGCAGTCTGCTCAGGCAACGGCGCAG AGAGCAGTATGATGAATGGAAAGCGGAATGTCAGAAGATGGTACCCACTATCGGTAGTGGAAAGTTTCTCACAACACCCATTATAACTGATGAAGGCCAACCAATAGAAAATGCCGAGGGTGCTAATGGTGCAGGATTCCCTGATTCTCTTGATCCTGCTTTACAGAAGAAAGTGATTCAGTGGAAGCAGGTTTTGCCTCAAATAG GTTTGGATGTTGTACGAACAGATCAGGCACTTGTCTTTTATCAAAATGAAATTAATCAGGCAAAACTCTGGAATATTCTTGCTGTATATGCTTGGTTGGATAGTGATATCAGTTATGTTCAAG GGATGAATGACATTTGTTCTCCAATGGTTATACTTCTTGAAAATGAAGCAGATGCCTATTGGTGTTTTGAGCGTGCTATGCGTAGATTG AGGGACAATTTCAAGACAAGTGCAACTTCAATAGGGGTGCAAGCTCGCCTAAGTACACTTTCAGCAATAATCAAAGTCGTCGACCCTAAATTACATGAGCACCTTG AGGAATTAGATGCAGGGGAGTATTTGTTTGCATTTCGCATGCTGATGGTGCTTTTTCGAAGAGAGTTCTCATTTGTTGATGCTTTGTATCTTTGGGAG TTAATGTGGGCCATGGAGTACAACCCCAACACTTTCTTGTTATACGAGACGAGTGCTGCGGATGCAACCACTGCAAACTTGAATGAGAAGATGCTGAAACGCTATGGGAAATTTGAGAGGTACAATGTAAGAACTGGGTGTAAAGACTATCAAAGTGCATTAGCAGTATTCCTTGCTGCAAGCCTCCTTGAAAACAAGCACAAGCGAATCTTAAAGGAAGCCAAAGGTCTAGATGACGTTGTCGAG ATTCTGGGTGATGTAACTGGGAGTATAGATGCTAAAAAAGCATGTAAAGAAGCATTGGAGATTCAGAAAAAGTTTCTTAAAAGGGTGAGTTTCATGCTTGTCTGA
- the LOC141591831 gene encoding uncharacterized protein LOC141591831 isoform X2: MFLRRSTQTGLDTFYPIRPECQDSVPKPRFKLRAGKTLSERRWLASFSQDGNLDIASALRRIQRGGVHPSVRGAVWEFLLGCYDPNSTFDDRSLLRQRRREQYDEWKAECQKMVPTIGSGKFLTTPIITDEGQPIENAEGANGAGFPDSLDPALQKKVIQWKQVLPQIGLDVVRTDQALVFYQNEINQAKLWNILAVYAWLDSDISYVQGMNDICSPMVILLENEADAYWCFERAMRRLRDNFKTSATSIGVQARLSTLSAIIKVVDPKLHEHLEELDAGEYLFAFRMLMVLFRREFSFVDALYLWELMWAMEYNPNTFLLYETSAADATTANLNEKMLKRYGKFERYNVRTGCKDYQSALAVFLAASLLENKHKRILKEAKGLDDVVEILGDVTGSIDAKKACKEALEIQKKFLKRAQQPS, translated from the exons ATGTTTTTAAGAAGATCAACCCAAACGGGACTGGATACATTTTATCCTATTAGACCCGAGTGCCAAGACAGTGTTCCAAAACCACGGTTCAAGCTCAGG GCAGGGAAAACTCTTAGTGAAAGAAGGTGGCTTGCTTCATTCTCCCAAGACGGTAATTTGGACATTGCAAGTGCGCTAAGACGGATTCAGCGTGGG GGCGTTCACCCCTCAGTCCGAGGTGCTGTGTGGGAATTTTTGCTGGGCTGTTATGATCCAAATAGCACGTTCGATGACCGCAGTCTGCTCAGGCAACGGCGCAG AGAGCAGTATGATGAATGGAAAGCGGAATGTCAGAAGATGGTACCCACTATCGGTAGTGGAAAGTTTCTCACAACACCCATTATAACTGATGAAGGCCAACCAATAGAAAATGCCGAGGGTGCTAATGGTGCAGGATTCCCTGATTCTCTTGATCCTGCTTTACAGAAGAAAGTGATTCAGTGGAAGCAGGTTTTGCCTCAAATAG GTTTGGATGTTGTACGAACAGATCAGGCACTTGTCTTTTATCAAAATGAAATTAATCAGGCAAAACTCTGGAATATTCTTGCTGTATATGCTTGGTTGGATAGTGATATCAGTTATGTTCAAG GGATGAATGACATTTGTTCTCCAATGGTTATACTTCTTGAAAATGAAGCAGATGCCTATTGGTGTTTTGAGCGTGCTATGCGTAGATTG AGGGACAATTTCAAGACAAGTGCAACTTCAATAGGGGTGCAAGCTCGCCTAAGTACACTTTCAGCAATAATCAAAGTCGTCGACCCTAAATTACATGAGCACCTTG AGGAATTAGATGCAGGGGAGTATTTGTTTGCATTTCGCATGCTGATGGTGCTTTTTCGAAGAGAGTTCTCATTTGTTGATGCTTTGTATCTTTGGGAG TTAATGTGGGCCATGGAGTACAACCCCAACACTTTCTTGTTATACGAGACGAGTGCTGCGGATGCAACCACTGCAAACTTGAATGAGAAGATGCTGAAACGCTATGGGAAATTTGAGAGGTACAATGTAAGAACTGGGTGTAAAGACTATCAAAGTGCATTAGCAGTATTCCTTGCTGCAAGCCTCCTTGAAAACAAGCACAAGCGAATCTTAAAGGAAGCCAAAGGTCTAGATGACGTTGTCGAG ATTCTGGGTGATGTAACTGGGAGTATAGATGCTAAAAAAGCATGTAAAGAAGCATTGGAGATTCAGAAAAAGTTTCTTAAAAGG GCTCAGCAGCCATCATGA
- the LOC141590916 gene encoding glycolipid transfer protein 1-like, producing the protein MEGNVFTDALDAVKHIKSEEGNILTKSFLDLCKLLLPLIDHFGPSMSCIKADIAHHILKLESKFASNPSKYSELYTITREEVQSNVARSTSSCTNGFVWLNRAMDFMVHFFSNLLEHPEWSMSQACKDSYKKTLKKWHGWIAISTFKVLIKLVPERKKFMESVGMSSEVNAEIDKLCKMFAPVLEDNHKFLVSVGVDDFKAP; encoded by the exons ATGGAAGGAAACGTGTTTACTGATGCATTGGATGCAGTAAAGCATATTAAATCTGAAGAGGGGAATATTCTCACCAAGTCTTTCTTAGATTTGTGCAAACTTCTCTTGCCTCTTATAG ACCATTTTGGCCCGTCTATGTCATGCATAAAGGCTGATATTGCGCATCACATTTTG aaATTGGAATCCAAATTTGCTTCAAACCCGTCAAAATACAGTGAATTGTACACCATAACAAGAGAGGAGGTTCAAAGTAATGTAGCTAGGAGTACATCAAGCTGTACAAATGGATTTGTCTGGTTGAACAG GGCTATGGATTTTATGGTTCATTTTTTCAGCAACTTGTTAGAGCATCCTGAATGGTCAATGTCACAGGCTTGTAAAGATTCCTACAAGAAAACCCTTAAGAAATGGCATGGTTGGATTGCTATCTCTACATTCAAG GTGCTTATTAAGCTTGTACCGGAAAGAAAGAAATTTATGGAGTCGGTAGGAATGAGTAGCGAAGTAAATGCTGAGATCGATAAACTATGCAAAATGTTTGCACCAGTGCTTGAAGATAATCATAAGTTCTTGGTAAGTGTCGGGGTTGATGACTTCAAAGCTCCTTGA